The DNA window GCGCCGCCGGATCCCCGGCCGGCACCAGCACCCCGTTCTCGTCGGGGCGGACGCAGTCGCGGACGCCCACCACGTCGGTCGAGACGACCGGCAGGCCGCTCGCCATCGCCTCCAGGATCGTGTTGGAGAAGCCCTCGGCGTAGGTCGGGCTCACGAAGATTTCACCCCGGGCGTAGACCTCGTGGGCCCGCTCGTAGGGCACCGCACCGAGCAGTTCGGTCACGCCGGTGAGCCCCAGCTCGGTGATGCGCGCGGTGACGGTGTCCAGGTCGGGGCCGATCCCGGAGAGCAGCAGCCGCACCGGCACCGCGTCCGCGCGCAGCTTGGCGACCGCGTCGAGCAGGTCCAGCACGCCCTTGCGGGCGTCGATGCGACCGTGGTAGAGCAGCACCGCCGGATCGGAGACCCGGCCGGGGTCGGTCACCGGTACGAAACGTTCGGCGTCGGTGGCGCCCGGCACCACGGTGAAGCGGGCCGGATCCAGCTCGTGACGCTGGCACACCTCGGCGGCGAACGACGGCGATCCGATCAGCAGGGCCGGGGCGTGCGTGAAGACGGCCCGCACGAGCGTCCGGTGGGTGGTGCAGCAGGTGCCCACCCAGTGTCCGTCGCCGCCCTGCACGGACACCACGGCGGGCAGGTCGGCGGCGCGCGCCGCGCGCAGCACGGCGAGGCCGTTGGGATAGGCGTACTGGGCGTGCAGCACGTCGAAGGGCCGGCGGGCGTGCAGCCGCAGGATCGTCTCGGTCATCTCGTCGACGTCGGCCTCGAAGTCGGCCGGCTCGCCGCGGACCACGGCCTGCTCACCACGCGCCTCCAACGCGTGCACCTCGACGCCGGCGGGCACCCGCTCCGGTGGGGGCGGTCCCCCGCCGTACACGGCACGACCCGCCCGGTCGGCTCGGTACTGGGAGATCAGGGTGGGTTCGTGGCCGGCACGGACCAGGTGCCGCAGCAGGTTCTCGGCGTACGCGCTCATGCCGGACACCGCCGGCCAGTAGCGGCGGGACACGAAGCAGATCCTCACGCGCCCGCCTCCGCGGTGACCGCGGACCGCCCCGCGTGGCTCGCCGCAGCCCGCTCCGCGTCGCGCAGCGCGGCCAGCGCGGCGGGCACCAGCGTGTCGGCCCGGTGCGCGTCGCGGGACAGTTCGAGGCTGACCAGACCGCCGTAGCCGACCTGGGTGAGCGCGCCGAGCACGGCCGGGAAGTCGAGGTCGCCCTCGCCGGGCGCGCGGTGCTCGTGCCGACCGCGCGGCATGTCCTCGACGGCGCAGGCGCCGAGCCGGCCGGCGAACGCGTGCACCGCGGCGGCCGGCTCGTGACGGCCGGACACCAGGCAGTGCCCGGTGTCCAGGGCCAGGGTGAGGCCGGGTACCTCGGCGGCGAGGCGTGCCCAGTCGTCGCAGTCCTCGACCAGCATTCCCGGCTCCGGCTCGAACGCGCAGCGCACCCCGCGCCGCCGCGCGTGCTCCACCACGTCGTCGACTCCGTCGACGAGCCGGCGCCAGCACCGGTCCCGGTCGGCGCCGGGCTCCGGGACGCCCGCCCAGAACGACACCGCCTCGCTGCCGAGGCCGGCCGCCACGTCCACGCAGGTGCGCAGGAAGTCGCGCCGCCGG is part of the Micromonospora sp. WMMD980 genome and encodes:
- a CDS encoding sugar phosphate isomerase/epimerase family protein, whose amino-acid sequence is MSLRYAYNTNGLTSHRLDDALTLLADCGYDGVALTLDVAHHDPFAADLAARTDRLARRLRALGLASVVETGARFLLDPRRKHHPTLVSLDEADRARRRDFLRTCVDVAAGLGSEAVSFWAGVPEPGADRDRCWRRLVDGVDDVVEHARRRGVRCAFEPEPGMLVEDCDDWARLAAEVPGLTLALDTGHCLVSGRHEPAAAVHAFAGRLGACAVEDMPRGRHEHRAPGEGDLDFPAVLGALTQVGYGGLVSLELSRDAHRADTLVPAALAALRDAERAAASHAGRSAVTAEAGA
- a CDS encoding glycosyltransferase family 4 protein, which codes for MRICFVSRRYWPAVSGMSAYAENLLRHLVRAGHEPTLISQYRADRAGRAVYGGGPPPPERVPAGVEVHALEARGEQAVVRGEPADFEADVDEMTETILRLHARRPFDVLHAQYAYPNGLAVLRAARAADLPAVVSVQGGDGHWVGTCCTTHRTLVRAVFTHAPALLIGSPSFAAEVCQRHELDPARFTVVPGATDAERFVPVTDPGRVSDPAVLLYHGRIDARKGVLDLLDAVAKLRADAVPVRLLLSGIGPDLDTVTARITELGLTGVTELLGAVPYERAHEVYARGEIFVSPTYAEGFSNTILEAMASGLPVVSTDVVGVRDCVRPDENGVLVPAGDPAALAGAVRRLLDDPALRRRLAAQARRDVERRWSWPVVADQIVSGYDKLSRDVPEIPDPPVDPTCRFRAAPHLL